The following proteins are co-located in the Roseiconus lacunae genome:
- a CDS encoding circularly permuted type 2 ATP-grasp protein: MQEQVSGKSFQRQSQSSIPSLPDYKTDGFYDELVDERNLSRPYTEELVSLFNRLTPAELFRKQQAIEKSLYQMGITFTVYSDAAGTEKIFPFDVIPRIVSAVLWKHIDAGLKQRIRALNRFLCDIYNEQAIVNDGVIPRVLIESSPAYLKECKGLAPFNDVWCHITGTDLIRDNEGTVYVLEDNLRCPSGVSYVLQNRHVMKRNFPQVFGSSRVRPVSDYSWRLFELLRGIAPPHVDDPTVVVLTPGIYNSAYYEHSFLAQNMGVKLVEGRDLVVENDFLYMRTTGGLKRVDVIYRRIDDAFLDPQTFRKDSVLGVAGLMDVYRAGNVSLANAPGTGIADDKVIYAFVPDMIRYYLDEEPILPNVPTYVCQKDDDRKYVLDNMDKLVIKAAGESGGYGVLIGPHATAEQRAEYAAKIKEDPRNWIAQPTLQLSRVPTLIDEKLEGRHVDLRPYILCRRQDDVWVLPGGLTRVALRKGSLVVNSSQGGGSKDTWVVAEEGQPVASPKNGIKPVPNPDSI; this comes from the coding sequence ATGCAAGAACAAGTCTCTGGAAAATCGTTTCAACGCCAATCCCAATCTTCAATACCATCGCTGCCGGACTATAAGACCGATGGTTTCTACGACGAACTTGTCGACGAACGGAATTTATCTCGGCCGTACACCGAAGAACTAGTCTCGTTGTTCAATCGCCTGACACCGGCGGAATTGTTCCGTAAGCAACAGGCCATTGAAAAGTCGCTGTACCAGATGGGGATCACGTTCACCGTGTACAGCGATGCGGCGGGTACGGAAAAAATCTTTCCGTTTGACGTCATCCCGCGCATCGTATCCGCCGTGCTTTGGAAACACATCGACGCGGGATTGAAGCAACGGATTCGCGCCCTCAATCGATTCCTTTGCGACATCTACAACGAACAAGCGATTGTCAACGACGGCGTGATCCCGCGCGTGCTGATCGAAAGCTCGCCGGCCTACTTAAAAGAATGCAAGGGATTGGCACCTTTTAACGACGTCTGGTGTCACATCACGGGAACGGACCTGATTCGCGACAACGAGGGGACCGTTTACGTCCTCGAAGACAACCTGCGATGTCCGTCGGGGGTTTCCTATGTGCTTCAGAACCGGCACGTGATGAAACGGAACTTCCCGCAGGTCTTCGGATCATCGCGGGTGCGACCGGTGTCTGACTACAGTTGGCGTCTCTTCGAATTGCTTCGCGGGATCGCCCCGCCACATGTCGATGATCCCACGGTCGTGGTGCTAACACCCGGGATCTACAACAGCGCTTATTACGAACACTCGTTCTTAGCCCAGAACATGGGCGTCAAACTGGTCGAAGGACGCGACTTGGTCGTCGAGAACGACTTTCTTTACATGCGGACGACCGGGGGACTGAAACGGGTCGACGTGATCTATCGGCGAATCGATGACGCCTTCTTGGACCCTCAAACGTTTCGCAAGGACAGCGTTCTGGGCGTCGCCGGACTGATGGACGTTTACCGTGCCGGGAACGTCAGTCTCGCCAACGCTCCGGGAACCGGGATCGCGGACGACAAAGTGATCTACGCCTTTGTTCCCGACATGATCCGATACTACTTGGACGAAGAACCGATCCTACCCAACGTCCCGACCTATGTCTGCCAGAAAGATGATGACCGCAAGTATGTGCTCGACAACATGGACAAGTTGGTTATCAAGGCAGCGGGAGAATCCGGCGGTTACGGTGTCTTGATCGGTCCGCACGCGACGGCCGAACAGCGTGCCGAGTATGCGGCGAAAATCAAAGAAGATCCGCGCAACTGGATTGCCCAGCCGACGCTTCAACTTTCACGTGTGCCAACACTGATCGACGAAAAACTCGAAGGCCGGCACGTCGACTTACGACCCTATATTCTCTGTCGGCGCCAAGATGATGTTTGGGTGCTTCCCGGTGGACTCACCCGTGTCGCACTCCGCAAAGGCTCGCTGGTGGTCAATTCGTCCCAAGGGGGCGGCAGCAAGGACACCTGGGTCGTCGCCGAAGAAGGACAACCGGTCGCGTCACCCAAGAACGGGATCAAACCAGTTCCCAACCCAGATTCAATCTAG
- a CDS encoding alpha-E domain-containing protein: MLSRVAESIYWMSRQVERAENLARFIEVTLNMTLEQADYIVDPWEPLVQVTGDNEWFTAKYGKPDRQKVVQFLAFDEEYPNSMLSCLRAARENSRGVREVISTEAFRELNSFYHFVCDSSTPQLASDPTELFFEHVRNQTLMWSGVIENTMTHDLGWQFINLGRMLERADKTSRILDAKYFNLLPSVDDVGTAVDDLQWSTLLRAISGFEAYRREHHLVDVEKIVAFFLFHRSFPRSVYYCVSAADWSLREIEKVSGAEHSGEAKQQISALRHRLRNTNVKEVIAGGMHDFIDRLQSELNGIGESLGRDYFHNPGTS; encoded by the coding sequence ATGCTTTCCCGAGTCGCCGAATCAATTTATTGGATGAGCCGCCAGGTGGAGCGGGCCGAAAACTTGGCCCGCTTCATCGAAGTGACGCTGAACATGACGCTCGAACAGGCGGATTACATCGTTGACCCGTGGGAACCGCTGGTGCAAGTCACCGGTGACAACGAATGGTTCACCGCCAAGTATGGAAAACCGGATCGCCAAAAGGTCGTTCAGTTCCTCGCGTTTGACGAAGAGTATCCCAATTCGATGTTGAGTTGCTTGCGGGCGGCTCGTGAAAACTCACGCGGGGTTCGTGAAGTCATCTCTACCGAAGCGTTTCGTGAACTAAACAGTTTTTACCACTTCGTCTGCGACAGCAGCACGCCTCAACTTGCCAGTGATCCGACCGAACTGTTTTTCGAACATGTCCGCAATCAAACGTTGATGTGGAGCGGCGTGATAGAAAACACCATGACTCATGACTTGGGTTGGCAGTTTATCAACCTGGGGCGAATGCTCGAGCGAGCCGATAAGACCTCGCGGATTCTTGACGCCAAGTATTTCAACCTCCTGCCCAGCGTTGATGACGTCGGCACGGCCGTCGATGACTTGCAATGGTCGACGCTGCTACGGGCGATCAGCGGATTCGAAGCCTATCGCCGGGAACATCACTTGGTCGACGTCGAAAAGATCGTCGCCTTTTTCTTGTTCCATCGGTCCTTCCCACGCAGTGTCTACTACTGCGTTTCGGCTGCCGACTGGTCGCTTCGGGAAATCGAAAAAGTCTCCGGAGCGGAGCATTCCGGCGAAGCGAAACAACAGATCTCCGCCTTACGTCATCGACTGCGAAACACCAATGTCAAGGAAGTCATTGCCGGCGGCATGCACGATTTTATCGATCGCCTGCAATCGGAACTCAATGGCATCGGTGAATCGCTCGGCCGCGACTACTTTCACAACCCTGGAACCTCATGA
- a CDS encoding transglutaminase family protein, producing MTIRVALHHKTKYSYDKPIGLGPQLVRLRPAYHSRTKIVSYNLKVQPEDHFINWQQDPFANPVARLVFPKKATAFSITVDLQADMTVINPFDFFIEEGAESWPFQYSPAVKVQLAPYLNADPVTPLLEQWLREVPKESDRVIDFLVHVNQYAQRSVNYTVRLEPGVQTPEETLHLGSGSCRDSAWMLVQAFRHIGMAARFVSGYLIQLAPDEKPIEGPEGPVADFCDLHAWTEVFLPGAGWVGLDPTSGLLAGEGHIPLSCTPHYQDSAPITGGHEPCEVEFSHEMNVTRIVESPRTTKPYQDDQWQEILDAGDAIDQVLDDEDVRLTVGGEPTFVSIDDTDDPQWNTDAVGVEKRVLSNVLLLRLRDKMAPGAMLHYGQGKWYPGESLPRWALTCMWRPDGEPIWQNPKYIADEGKDYKFTHDDADRFVKHLAGVLGIEARVTLPVYEDVFHYLWKEQRLPIDVDPTDPKLEDPNERAMLMRTFTQGMGKPVGFVMPLRRAWWQAHPGWVGGRWPVRGGKIFVIPGDSPIGLRLPLDSLPVGSRPGPTSSLPYDPFAPRNPLPSVQIIRHDPKRIEQVEQRQNEEERAEDDDQKGEVIATALCVECRYGRIHVFMPPTQRLEDYLDLLSAVEETCVDLDIPIILEGYLPPQDHRVELFKITPDPGVIEVNVQPTGSWRELVDLTQTLYGEARESRLTAQKFDIDGTHTGTGGGAHVVLGGRAPTDSPFIRRPDLLASMLRFWHNHPALSYLFSGKFIGPTSQAPRMDEARRDSVYEIEIAMREMERFYGEGQTIMPWTVDRLFRDLLVDLTGNTHRAEFCIDKLYSPDSSSGRLGLVELRGFEMPPNSQMNLAQQLLIRGIIAAFWKTPYRAPLARWGTALYDRFMLPHFVWNDLGNLISKLADLGISLKHEWFLPHYEFRFPLVGEVIFGDTKMELRNAIEPWYLMGEEPSGGGTARFVDSSLERLQVCVDGFDPARHAILCNGRRIPMHPSEVAGRYLAGIKFRAWQPPRCLHPTIPIDVPLQFDIVDRFTHHSLGGCRYHAADPSGRSHDIFPINANEAESRRAARFQTGTLTGGRMVIPDLPPVDSPNDFPVTFDLRRYR from the coding sequence ATGACGATCCGAGTCGCTCTTCATCACAAGACGAAGTACAGCTACGACAAGCCCATCGGATTAGGACCTCAACTGGTACGGCTTCGACCGGCCTATCACAGCCGAACGAAAATCGTTTCCTATAATCTTAAGGTCCAACCCGAAGACCACTTTATCAATTGGCAACAAGATCCGTTTGCCAATCCCGTCGCGCGTTTGGTGTTTCCCAAAAAGGCGACCGCGTTTTCGATCACCGTCGATCTGCAAGCCGACATGACGGTGATCAACCCGTTCGACTTCTTCATCGAAGAGGGCGCCGAGTCCTGGCCATTTCAGTACTCGCCTGCCGTCAAAGTACAACTCGCCCCGTACTTGAACGCCGACCCCGTGACGCCGCTGCTGGAACAGTGGCTCCGGGAGGTCCCCAAAGAAAGCGACCGGGTGATCGACTTTTTGGTTCATGTCAATCAGTACGCTCAGCGTTCGGTGAACTACACGGTCCGCCTCGAACCGGGCGTGCAAACTCCCGAGGAAACCCTGCACCTGGGCAGCGGATCATGTCGTGATTCGGCGTGGATGCTCGTCCAAGCATTCCGACACATCGGCATGGCCGCGCGGTTCGTTTCCGGATACCTGATCCAACTCGCCCCTGACGAAAAGCCAATCGAAGGTCCCGAGGGCCCGGTCGCCGATTTTTGTGACCTGCACGCGTGGACCGAAGTGTTCCTGCCAGGTGCCGGATGGGTCGGGCTCGATCCCACCAGCGGTTTACTCGCCGGCGAAGGTCACATCCCATTGTCGTGCACACCGCACTACCAGGACTCGGCCCCGATCACCGGTGGCCACGAGCCTTGCGAAGTCGAATTTTCGCACGAAATGAACGTGACGCGGATCGTCGAATCGCCCAGAACGACCAAACCTTACCAAGACGATCAGTGGCAGGAAATTCTTGATGCCGGTGACGCCATCGATCAAGTCCTCGATGACGAAGATGTTCGTTTGACCGTCGGTGGCGAACCGACGTTTGTTTCAATCGATGACACCGACGATCCGCAATGGAACACCGATGCCGTTGGAGTCGAAAAACGTGTGCTCAGCAATGTGCTGTTGCTACGTTTGCGTGACAAGATGGCGCCCGGAGCGATGCTTCACTACGGGCAAGGCAAATGGTACCCGGGCGAGTCGCTGCCGCGTTGGGCACTGACTTGCATGTGGCGTCCCGACGGCGAACCGATTTGGCAAAACCCAAAGTACATCGCCGACGAAGGCAAAGACTACAAGTTTACGCACGACGACGCCGATCGCTTTGTCAAACACCTTGCCGGCGTCTTGGGCATCGAAGCCCGCGTGACCCTGCCGGTGTACGAAGACGTCTTTCATTACCTTTGGAAAGAACAACGACTTCCGATCGACGTCGACCCAACTGATCCGAAATTGGAAGACCCCAACGAACGCGCCATGCTGATGCGGACGTTCACCCAAGGGATGGGAAAGCCCGTTGGGTTTGTGATGCCACTACGCCGAGCTTGGTGGCAGGCGCATCCGGGCTGGGTCGGCGGTCGGTGGCCGGTTCGTGGTGGCAAGATCTTTGTCATTCCGGGCGATTCGCCGATCGGCCTACGTTTGCCGCTGGATAGTTTGCCGGTCGGATCTCGTCCCGGCCCGACCAGTTCGCTCCCCTATGATCCGTTCGCACCCCGCAATCCGTTGCCTTCGGTGCAAATCATCCGTCACGACCCGAAACGAATCGAACAGGTCGAGCAACGACAAAACGAAGAAGAGCGAGCCGAGGACGACGATCAAAAGGGCGAAGTCATCGCGACTGCATTGTGCGTCGAATGTCGCTACGGCCGGATCCATGTTTTTATGCCGCCGACGCAGCGACTCGAAGATTACCTCGATCTACTTTCGGCGGTCGAAGAAACCTGTGTTGACCTTGACATCCCGATCATCCTCGAAGGCTACCTTCCGCCGCAGGATCATCGCGTCGAATTATTTAAGATCACACCGGACCCGGGGGTGATCGAAGTCAACGTCCAACCAACCGGCTCTTGGCGCGAACTCGTTGACCTGACTCAAACGCTGTATGGCGAAGCCCGAGAAAGTCGATTGACCGCTCAAAAGTTTGACATCGACGGCACACACACCGGAACCGGTGGCGGTGCCCATGTGGTCTTGGGAGGTCGAGCACCGACGGACAGTCCCTTCATCCGGCGTCCTGACCTGCTCGCAAGCATGCTGCGGTTTTGGCACAACCACCCTGCCCTGTCGTACCTTTTCAGCGGTAAGTTCATCGGCCCGACCAGCCAGGCGCCGCGAATGGACGAAGCCCGTCGCGATAGCGTGTACGAAATCGAAATCGCGATGCGTGAAATGGAACGATTTTATGGTGAAGGCCAAACAATCATGCCATGGACCGTCGATCGGTTGTTCCGTGACTTGCTAGTCGACTTGACCGGAAACACACACCGAGCCGAATTCTGTATCGACAAGCTGTATTCGCCCGATTCCAGTAGTGGACGATTGGGATTGGTCGAACTTCGGGGCTTTGAAATGCCGCCAAACTCGCAAATGAACCTCGCCCAACAATTGCTCATCCGAGGCATCATCGCTGCGTTTTGGAAAACCCCCTACCGCGCACCGTTGGCCCGCTGGGGCACGGCGCTTTACGATCGATTCATGTTGCCGCACTTCGTTTGGAATGACCTCGGCAATTTGATCTCGAAACTCGCGGACCTCGGTATCAGTCTTAAACACGAATGGTTCCTACCGCACTATGAGTTTCGTTTCCCCTTGGTCGGCGAAGTGATCTTCGGCGATACCAAGATGGAACTGCGGAACGCGATCGAACCGTGGTATTTGATGGGCGAAGAACCGTCCGGCGGAGGCACCGCGCGTTTTGTCGATTCATCACTGGAACGCTTGCAGGTTTGTGTCGACGGATTCGATCCCGCCCGGCACGCAATCCTGTGCAACGGACGGCGGATCCCAATGCATCCATCAGAAGTCGCGGGGCGATACCTAGCCGGGATCAAGTTCCGAGCATGGCAACCGCCGCGATGTTTGCATCCGACAATCCCGATCGATGTGCCATTGCAATTTGACATCGTCGACCGATTTACACATCACTCGCTTGGCGGCTGTCGCTATCACGCGGCCGACCCCAGCGGACGTTCGCACGACATTTTCCCCATCAACGCCAACGAAGCGGAGTCGCGACGTGCGGCCCGTTTCCAAACGGGGACTCTGACCGGCGGACGCATGGTGATTCCGGATCTGCCTCCGGTCGATTCGCCAAACGATTTCCCGGTGACGTTCGACCTGCGACGCTATCGATAG
- a CDS encoding sugar phosphate isomerase/epimerase family protein has product MSPIDRRRFLALTAAGLASGMVAETASADDEQSQANPLAVFTKPFNSLSFEELAEEIAGLGFDGLEAPIRKGGHIDPANVVDELPRLVEALAKHNLQVTVMASDINDASDPATERVIRTAATLGIKRYRMKYVKYSNDRSVADHIASWKSQFKDLAAVNHDYGVTGLYQNHAGVNYMGSSIWDLDQVLEGIAPSDIGMAYDIRHATVEGGTSWPTTYRMIRDHIDTVYVKDFAWDNGKVKNVPLGEGLVQAKFFDMLRKDQFHGPISLHEEYIDHHPAELVPQHITAIEKDLKTLRQWLKQG; this is encoded by the coding sequence ATGTCACCGATCGACCGTCGACGTTTTCTTGCTCTGACCGCCGCCGGGCTTGCTTCGGGAATGGTCGCCGAAACGGCAAGTGCGGACGACGAACAGAGCCAAGCGAACCCACTCGCCGTCTTCACCAAGCCCTTCAATTCGCTGTCGTTCGAGGAACTCGCCGAGGAGATAGCGGGACTTGGCTTCGATGGACTTGAAGCACCGATCCGCAAAGGCGGCCACATCGATCCGGCTAATGTGGTCGACGAATTGCCTCGACTTGTCGAAGCCCTCGCCAAGCACAACCTTCAAGTCACCGTCATGGCATCGGATATTAATGATGCCAGCGATCCTGCGACTGAACGTGTGATTCGAACGGCGGCGACGCTGGGGATCAAGCGTTACCGAATGAAATACGTCAAGTACTCGAACGATCGTTCGGTCGCTGACCATATCGCGTCTTGGAAAAGCCAGTTCAAAGACCTCGCCGCTGTCAACCATGATTACGGCGTGACCGGACTGTACCAAAATCACGCCGGCGTCAATTACATGGGTTCATCGATCTGGGATCTCGACCAAGTACTCGAAGGAATCGCCCCCTCTGATATCGGGATGGCCTATGACATTCGGCATGCCACCGTCGAAGGTGGAACGAGTTGGCCGACAACCTATCGAATGATCCGCGACCATATCGACACCGTCTATGTGAAAGACTTTGCCTGGGACAATGGTAAAGTCAAAAATGTTCCACTCGGCGAAGGATTGGTGCAAGCGAAATTCTTCGATATGCTGCGAAAGGATCAGTTTCACGGTCCGATTTCACTGCACGAAGAATACATCGATCACCATCCCGCAGAGCTTGTTCCGCAGCACATCACGGCGATCGAGAAAGATCTCAAAACGCTTCGCCAATGGTTGAAGCAAGGATAA
- a CDS encoding CRTAC1 family protein, which translates to MPHIRSASNSASSEVVVTAAFAEVSRDTGFEFQHQAGRTLDYRFNEIVGSGAALFDYDNDGDLDVYLVQSGPAKSHSVSDRLFRNDSVPGDSNHPWKFTDVTDQSGIDVTTGYGQGVTCGDVDRDGDIDLFITNFGRNQFLRNNGDGTFTDATLSSGLALDRVSDERWSTSATFVDFDRDGWLDLYLCNYVVYTADSHKPCYGASGRRDYCGPNSYAGEADQLFRNDGHGNFVDVSAQAGIASLYGAGLGVACADFNGDSWVDIYVANDGSENRLWINQRNGQFEDVALLYGCAFNSVGAAEAGMGVDAADFDNDGDEDLFLAHLTGETNTLYQNEGTTGFVDRTTVFGLAGPSQTMTSFGTGWIDFNNDGRLDIAIANGTVKRENGAVTTQAAFPKGQPNQLFVSHGDHFSDVSHLVPGAFGEHEMSRGLAFGDLDNDGDLDFLVTNNDGPARLYRNEVGHRNPWIGLRLLDADGKQHQLGTKATLRLSDGHALVRRSYRDGSYCSSRDPRVLFGIPTGVRAIELEIHWPDGSTETLPAPPQGRYSIVRQGSGTIESGIAVAIKVDQGGVTR; encoded by the coding sequence GTGCCGCACATTCGATCGGCATCGAATTCAGCTTCATCCGAGGTCGTCGTCACTGCGGCGTTTGCCGAAGTTTCGCGTGATACCGGATTCGAGTTTCAACACCAAGCCGGACGCACCCTCGACTATCGTTTTAATGAAATTGTCGGAAGCGGAGCCGCATTGTTCGACTACGACAATGACGGCGACTTGGACGTTTACCTGGTCCAAAGCGGCCCCGCCAAGTCTCATTCGGTCAGCGATCGCCTCTTCCGAAACGACTCGGTCCCAGGTGATTCCAACCATCCGTGGAAATTTACCGACGTGACAGATCAAAGCGGGATCGATGTGACCACCGGTTACGGACAAGGAGTGACCTGTGGCGACGTCGACCGTGATGGTGATATCGATCTATTCATCACGAACTTTGGACGCAACCAGTTCTTACGCAACAACGGCGACGGGACCTTTACCGATGCAACCTTGTCGAGTGGGTTAGCTTTGGACCGTGTAAGCGATGAACGTTGGAGTACGAGTGCAACGTTCGTCGACTTTGATCGCGACGGATGGCTGGATCTGTATCTATGCAACTACGTTGTTTACACCGCCGACTCGCATAAGCCATGCTACGGCGCGAGTGGACGTCGTGACTACTGCGGTCCCAATAGCTATGCCGGTGAAGCGGACCAATTATTCCGCAACGATGGACACGGAAACTTTGTCGACGTTTCTGCTCAGGCCGGAATCGCTTCGCTTTACGGTGCCGGCCTCGGTGTCGCCTGTGCCGACTTCAATGGCGATTCCTGGGTCGACATTTATGTAGCCAACGACGGTAGCGAAAATCGACTTTGGATCAATCAACGCAACGGTCAATTCGAAGACGTCGCCCTGCTTTATGGCTGTGCGTTCAACTCCGTAGGTGCCGCCGAAGCCGGCATGGGGGTCGACGCGGCAGACTTTGACAACGACGGCGATGAAGACTTGTTTCTCGCCCATCTGACTGGCGAAACGAACACCTTGTATCAGAACGAAGGCACGACCGGGTTTGTCGATCGGACAACAGTGTTTGGATTGGCCGGACCAAGTCAAACGATGACAAGCTTTGGAACTGGGTGGATCGATTTCAATAACGACGGACGTCTCGATATCGCCATCGCTAACGGGACCGTCAAACGCGAAAACGGGGCGGTCACGACTCAAGCTGCGTTTCCCAAAGGCCAGCCAAACCAATTGTTTGTCAGCCATGGCGATCACTTTTCGGATGTCAGTCACCTTGTGCCCGGTGCTTTCGGCGAACATGAAATGAGCCGAGGACTGGCATTCGGTGATCTCGACAACGACGGCGATTTGGACTTTCTGGTAACCAACAATGACGGCCCGGCGAGGCTCTACCGGAACGAAGTCGGACATCGAAATCCTTGGATCGGTCTGCGATTACTCGATGCCGATGGCAAACAACATCAGCTCGGAACAAAAGCCACTTTGCGATTAAGCGACGGGCACGCCCTTGTCCGCCGATCCTATCGCGACGGCAGCTATTGCAGTTCCCGTGACCCGCGTGTGTTGTTTGGGATTCCCACAGGCGTCCGCGCGATTGAGCTCGAAATTCATTGGCCTGACGGGAGCACCGAAACATTACCTGCCCCACCACAAGGGCGTTACTCCATTGTTCGTCAAGGAAGCGGAACAATCGAATCAGGAATTGCGGTCGCGATCAAGGTCGACCAGGGAGGTGTCACACGATGA
- a CDS encoding tetratricopeptide repeat protein codes for MNRFANRQSVLLRATSIACLVTASIMPVGCAPDGTVQQCNNTMSDSSDCPKKAKHAGISLPSFDCNIFKQVGRYVVPRISDPSIESAAREQIAGLEKRFEVIADQDAGDLYGEFGMICQCLEFYDAARFCYQQSETRDAANYRWPFLRGHLERLEGKTSQAKASFKQALKRIDPKSPAVLDAQLAAICWIGELELNEGEPSKAKAWFDKVLAITPNHAFAHYSLGRIAEQQEDFVTAIEHLRQASQLDPSAGSIQYILGMVYRRAGRLQEAESMLQNSVANRKPYAPYDPLLWAVESAVKSHRRYHFIADQNLKAKQYTEAIEFYERALQMQASPQLLAQTHCNLGSAYAKTGNAVAALKHWKLAASLHPEHTETLLNLAAVAGATGAPEKALPLYQTVLKKQPNHRQARQKLAETFVQLKQPANAIAEYERLLNSDTGNRDAWRALLDLYIAEKRFDKARQIAIRYEFPDVIAQLSTAALGSDPDPESDQDRL; via the coding sequence ATGAACCGTTTTGCCAATCGTCAAAGTGTTCTCTTGCGCGCGACCAGCATTGCTTGCTTGGTCACCGCTTCCATTATGCCGGTCGGATGCGCTCCTGATGGTACGGTTCAGCAGTGCAACAATACGATGTCTGATTCGTCGGACTGCCCGAAGAAGGCGAAACACGCTGGTATTTCCTTACCTTCCTTCGACTGCAACATCTTTAAACAAGTCGGTCGGTATGTGGTGCCACGGATCAGTGATCCTTCGATTGAATCGGCTGCTCGCGAACAGATCGCGGGGCTCGAAAAACGATTCGAAGTGATCGCCGATCAAGATGCCGGGGATTTGTATGGCGAATTTGGAATGATCTGCCAGTGCTTGGAATTTTATGATGCGGCGAGATTCTGCTATCAGCAATCCGAGACTCGCGACGCGGCGAACTATCGCTGGCCATTCCTGCGCGGACATCTCGAACGCCTGGAAGGCAAAACTAGCCAAGCAAAAGCCAGTTTCAAACAAGCGTTGAAGCGAATCGATCCGAAAAGTCCAGCGGTGCTCGATGCTCAATTGGCAGCGATTTGCTGGATCGGCGAACTTGAATTGAACGAAGGTGAACCAAGCAAAGCGAAGGCGTGGTTCGATAAGGTGTTGGCCATCACTCCAAACCACGCCTTCGCCCACTATTCACTCGGCAGAATTGCCGAACAGCAAGAGGATTTCGTTACCGCGATCGAACATTTGCGGCAAGCGAGTCAACTTGATCCTAGCGCAGGTAGCATTCAGTACATACTGGGGATGGTCTATCGACGAGCGGGCCGACTGCAAGAAGCAGAATCGATGCTGCAAAACAGCGTTGCCAATCGAAAACCTTATGCTCCGTATGACCCACTGCTGTGGGCGGTCGAATCAGCGGTCAAAAGTCATCGCCGCTATCACTTCATCGCCGATCAAAACTTGAAGGCGAAGCAATACACTGAGGCGATCGAGTTTTACGAACGCGCGCTTCAGATGCAAGCGTCACCGCAACTACTCGCGCAAACCCATTGCAACCTCGGTAGCGCGTATGCAAAGACGGGCAATGCCGTTGCCGCGCTTAAACACTGGAAACTAGCCGCCTCGCTTCACCCCGAACACACCGAAACTCTGTTGAATCTGGCTGCCGTTGCCGGGGCAACCGGTGCTCCCGAGAAAGCGCTACCGTTGTATCAAACAGTCCTGAAGAAACAGCCGAACCACCGGCAGGCGAGGCAGAAATTGGCCGAGACATTCGTTCAACTGAAGCAGCCGGCGAACGCGATCGCCGAATACGAACGACTGTTGAATTCAGATACCGGCAATCGCGATGCCTGGCGAGCGTTACTGGACCTTTACATTGCCGAGAAACGCTTTGATAAAGCTCGCCAGATCGCAATTCGATATGAATTCCCAGACGTGATCGCCCAGTTGTCGACCGCCGCCCTGGGGAGCGACCCCGATCCGGAATCAGACCAGGATCGCTTGTAG